In Biomphalaria glabrata chromosome 16, xgBioGlab47.1, whole genome shotgun sequence, the sequence tttctttactttattgCTTAAAGAACTAAACGAAGGGCATGATTGCCGTAATTAACTCTAGTATGAAAATCCCCTTCGGTTTACACTGCTAACAAATATGATCTATAGAAAGCAATTAgcaatataatatacaattcaAACATACACAAGGACTAATTACGATACTGAAGAGTCTTTGAAACTAGCGAACAACTGAAAGTGGCTtgtactttaaaacaaaaactaaagtacCCTAACTCCATTCATGGACTACAGAATGTACTGAGGACTTGCTACTAACATAATCACGCATAAACTTCTCAATTTTAGTCCTAGAATCGGTCTAGCTCTTTCATTTTCAGTTTAGAATATGTGAGTTTAAAAGCAGACGAATCGGGAATCTCATGAAAGGACAACTGGGCAAACGTGGCCAGAGATCAAGATGAACTGATAGCCACATAAAACACGACAGTCAAAAAGCTAAGAACTTCAATCCTGCTTCTAAAATTCCTCAGTTCACAGCGTTGTTATTGTTCTTTACTGCCAATGTTCTTGTGCTTCTGTTTCCCGATGTTCATGTGCTTCTGTTTCCCAATGTTCTTGTGCTTCTGTTTCCCAATGTTCTTGTGCTTCTGTTTCCCGATGTTCATGTGCTTCTGTTTCCCAATGTTCTTGTGCTTCTTTTTCCCAATGTTCTTGTGCTTCTGTTTCCCGATGTTCTTGTGCTTCTGTTTCCCAATGTTCTTGTGCTTCTGTTTCCCGATGTTCTTATGCTTCTGTTTCCCGATGTTCTTGTGCTTCTGTTTCCCAATGTTCTCGTGCTTCTGTTTCCCAATGTTCTTGTGCTTCTGTTTCCCAATGTTCTTGTGCTTCTGTTTCCCGATGTTCTTGTGCTTCTGTTTCCCAATGTTCTTGTGCTTCTGTTTCCCGATGTTCTTGTGCTTCTTTTTCCCGATGTTCTTGTGCTTCTGTTTCCCAATGTTCTTGTGCTTCTGTTTCCCAATGTTCTTGTGCTTCTGTTTCCCAATGTTCTTGTGCTTCTGTTTCCCAATGTTCTTGTGCTTCTGTTTCCCGATGTTCGTGTGCTTCTGTTTCCCAATGTTCTTGTGCTTCTGTTTCCCGATGTTCTTGTGCTTCTGTTTCCCAATGTTCTTGTGCTTCTGTTTCCCAATGTTCTTGTGCTTCTGTTTCCCGATGTTCTTGTGCTTCTGTTTCCCGATGTTCTTGTGCTTCTGTTTCCCGATGTTCTTGTGCTTCTGTTTCCCGATGTTCTTGTGCTTCTGTTTCCCAATGTTCTTGTGCTTCTGTTTCCCGATGTTCTTGTGCTTCTGTTTCCCAATGTTCTTGTGCTTCTGTTTCCCGATGTTCTTGTGCTTCTGTTTCCCAATGTTCTTGTGCTTCTGTTTCCCGATGTTCTTGTTTGTCTGATcctcatatttttttgtttttctgttccAAATGATCGCACCTTGCATCAAATGCCCTTGCAACACCACTGCTTCAATTTATTGTGAGACATTCAACTGGATCATCAGATTAAATTGATGCACCTCCATTTATCTTGGGTTTCAACTTTGACCTCTAAGCAGCCGGTAAGGCAAGCAAACCATTGTTTTAATGAAACTTTAAACGTCGTTCGTGACCTTGAAGTTTAGGGACGGGTTCGATTACGATGGAATCGTGAAATCGAGCTGTAAAATCATGAGAATCGTGTCGTCTAATTGCATAACAAAAAATAGAGAAAGTGAGGTGGcggcagggccggatttatgAGACAGCAGGTGGGGCTACAGCCCCCGGGAATTCCACAAGAAAGGGAcctccacaaaagagaaaaaattataggaatttcgacgggtcagaacATGTAAATACAGGTAGAGCTCCTGATTTAAGACAGTGCGTCTACCAAGGGCCTAATACTCCACAAACTCAAACCGTTTATGtctcttttaaaactaaaatatgcaaattaaatttaaatatccaGTCTTGATGTAATAAAGTTAAGGTCTGTGGATAGAGCATAATCCCAAATCACACGATCATTTCCTTAAAAATCAGAAGACTTTTGAGACATGTGTTGGTGGCTTGAATTCGttttttgctttttcttttcagacTCGCTGTCAGCGATTCTTTGTGTCTCGtaatcaatttgtttttaaatcacagTTCCCCGccaaaaagaaacaactttGAATTAATTATTAccattaaaaagaaatgttattcttctgcgttctcattattatgttaaaGGGTTCAGATGCCTAGTCCAATATCTGAACTGTTCTGTAGTTTCCAAATCAGGAAGCTCTCCAGATAGTTTTACTTATATAGTGGTGTTTGTCAAAAGGCGGGTTTACGAGTTATCTAGGGGTTTACGAACTTGACcgggttcccccccccctcaaccaACCAATAACCAACGGGCAACAGCATATCAAGTTGCATGATAACTGAACAGTGAATAAATGGTCATTCGAACTGAACAGTGAATAACTAATCAACAATTGCTCaacaagaacaatatttaataataagctaattacaaataaacaatatatttcgAACATATGCCAACCAATGAATCATGGATATTTAAATATTGCATTGGTAATTATACAAATAACACACCTCACACTCCATTTCGGCCTTAGGATCGGCAGCTTTGGAAATGACGATACAACTCTAGAAACAGTCACGGCTACAAGGGTGAACTCAAAGACTACACTCTTCCCCATAGCCCCAAGCCTAACACCCGTTAAAACGGGGAAACGGTGAAACTGTAGCACAACCAGCTAGAAGCTCTCTCTGCTACAAAGACAATACGGGAACTAAGcgtgacgtaaacacacacactattcTTGACACCAAAAACGCGCCCAATACAAACTGCTTTCTATACATAAAAACACAACTATTAAACACGAAAAGAAAAACTTCACGCGAGTGTTTTGGGGACCCAATGTCTTTTTAGAGCCTCTTGACGGAGAAAATAACTTTCAAGGACTTAGTCGGGATTCCCTGGTGACACTTCCCAGGGCCATATTTCAATAGTTCCCATTTTCAACTTTCCAAAGCGATGATTTCTCTGAGGAAAAACCGTGGGCGAATCTTTAAACCGTTTAGCTTGATCATAATGTGTATGCCTGCCACTGCATAGTTTTCCGTAGTCTTTTGGGAAGTCGACTATCAGCTTGACCGCCAACCTCTTCTGCCCATCTTGGGAGTCCATCTGTACTATCAGCGGAATGTCATCATTTGGTACCTATGCAACACTAAAGCCAATGTGTTTATGttcaatattaattttcaaaaaaaacaacctttttttaaaatctttttctaataaaggaGCGGCACAAGAAAAGCGATTCAATTGTCTCGTAAATTGAAAAAGCGATCAATTGTCTCGTAAATTGAAAAAGCGAGTCAATGGTCTCGTAAATTGAAAAAGCGATCAATTGTCTCGTAAATTGAAAAAGCGAGTCAATGGTCTCGTAAATTGAAAAAGCGATCAATTGTCTCGTAAATTGAAAAAGCGATCAATTGTCTCGTAAATTGAAAAAGCGATCAATTGTCTCGTAAATTGAAAAAGCGATCAATTGTCTCGTAAATTGAAAAAGCGAGTCAATGGTCtcgtaaattactttttaaaactatctCTAGTTAGTCGTCGCGAGATGTCTTTGGTTCAAATCTTGACGATACATTTCATTTTACACCGGTAATCCGACATTCCCCCTGTCCTGCAACCGTCGGAATATAGAAAGTCAACTGTAACTGTAAACATAACCCGCCGTTTATAATGCATAACCAGCACATATGTCTGGCCTCGACACACTACTGTATATTAGCTGTAAAGACTAATTATAATCCTCTGTAACCGaatcatttaattaaaattatttttaaatattcgaAATGAAATCGATTCTGAAACTGTTTGGAATCGCCCATGCCTATGTAAAGAACAGACTAAAACTTGCACTTTGCTTTTGTTGCTCAAGATAACGTCTCGCGTGCGGggagctccccccccccccatgctcCCCCTACACAGCGTCTTAAGATTATGGCTCCTGGCATACGCGCCGCATAGAAAGCTTCTAGTCTACAAAGCAGGAAATGGAGCCTTCGCTTGGACGATAAGGCGGCACCATTCTCGATAAGGTGGAATGGGCTTGACCTAAAAACATTACGGAACTGAGCACGCGCCGCTAGTATGGCTTTTATATATCAGTGTATTTATGTGTTTACTCACGCGTTTATCTGCTCAACCTCTGACCTTTCACAGGCGCAAATGTGTTTACACACACCTAGAAACTATTTCCTACCATTCCGTAGATTTTAAATTTGAAGTTTATGGTCAGCGGTTCTCGTGCTGTTAGAACCAGAAGACACATTGGTATTAAGTTAATTTAGTGGGCCCCCAATTGTTATTACGAGTAAATTGACAAAAGAGAAATAGCTTCTAGTTGCTCAACATCTTTTGTTTCATCGGATCCTTTTGTTGATTTATACGGTTGTTGGGTTGCAGCCCCAGATAGTTAAATCAactaaccttggttaggccaataatagtatatacatcctctgtttgggacccctcaactcaagaaagcattaagaaactggaacagacacaaaatagagcagcgagactcataactaatgaatattcacatttgactagagtaaaacttatagtaaaatcattaaatttagaaagtcttcaagacagaagactcaaaagtaaagtagcaattatacataaagcactgaaccataatcttcaaatacaaaaaacaaaatctaataaaatactcagaaagacacacagataaagtcacattcctcattccatatgctaggacaaatttgcacaaatgctccttctttcctagtgctattggagcacggaatgggttgtctgagcctgagctagccaggaaaaccagtgacttagcagaatttaggtcatttgttaatatgcatgaataaatgcatgacacgtaggacgtaatcatcttcttttttgaagtaacgtctgtattttataagacatgggcgtagccaggatttttttcgggggggggtatttcttcccccccccccccccattcagaccaacatatatatatatatataggcattAAGTGAAGtttcctttcagacaatgaaGTCTTAGGCAAGTGTTGATTTCAACCCCCCTCTAATTCTGTTCAAAATATACtcagtttgataacgcatcgaaaactggatgtatgcttacGTGGGATtgcataatgtattctatttataggcctacatgattTGCCTAAATGTATGTAgcctgaaaactataaacaataggcctacaatagcagacttaatgagtttgaaacttgttggtattacttatagattacagacgtttctccaaaagataagatatctacgtcctacgcatttcatgtgtcaatctagtcatgcatgtcgatctgtgacttaaaatattctaagtcattggttttcctggctgactcaggcaacccattccattaaaagataagagaaagcagaacggttagagaggcacttacttagctcttgcttcctcctagtacattctcaaaaaacgCGAATTGTATAAGAATAtatcatgacccattatttaaaatataaatctcctttcatatcggatgtgacagcgctatataaattattataattattataagaatttcCATCATTAATGTCTTCATACttagcataagtttgccattaattataatagtagaaaaaatgatttagatctagatttgtttatattttttgtttttttaattaaataatattttcgtaagccttaagtgtagtatttttagatctatgttattaaaaataaacaaaaagaaaacttacttTTGCTGtacaaatcgcagaaagtagaacttaatacccatattgagctgtgaataagttgggtggtttacAATTTCttggctgtgtgtgtgttaagttAATtcctattaagtattgttagagagcttcttcttcctcgtctcatttttatgttggagagttaaaatgactagaccaatatatgaatgcgcagtggtttccaaatcagggagctctccatatagttttctttctattggggtgttttggggccactgtcttgtacgggcctcattgtaaagagaatagttttgaaggacatggtcagcattctctggcgacactccacatgggccgATTTTACTGGTTctaattttgagcttccggtacacaTGTTGTCGCATTCAGTTGTGTCCGGTCCAGAgttgaaagattagacgttgatcttgtcgggatagcttataataggcatcatctttcttgtgattcggatgagagcttgtccattactcattttttttttttttactattagtttcttcatttctcctGGATAGAGTGCGATGTTTAATTGTGAGTAtcttctcccactcttggcgagtgtgtcagccttctcatttccttctagttctataagTGCTGGTATCCATTTATCGGTTAAAGAGCTGGTTGTCGCCCCTATTTTTTTGTCctcgttatatcaatgttttctaacttaaatggaaactccgatggttttgacaatttttgatataatatgtgttttgatttatagataatgaatatattattcttttttttttatttgcaagaataacttagtaattgatgtttttgtgacataatttttctgcgcatccaaaacggtcagattttcactgaatttctgtgtgacgtcacgagtgtgcactcaaatcctatagatagggaggcgaaaaaaaaaatatctttgataaaaaataaatttcgttagtacatcattaaaatatattaaaagaactttctaatggtgtataaattatgactgtatgtttgacaGTAAGAAAGTTATGATATTTTTTGTGCCGTTTTGACaaaacattggttgacatggaaaaagtgatgagagagcttgtcgctggctcagccggcaagacacacccccaaggtcaaaacTTAAacagttggaattgagtttcgtagacgatagatctacttattaaataagaaatttaatagtagatctagtattcgtagtaaatttctagctcacaaatctgatttcatttatatttatgaacttcatttgtttaaaatgtctcaatAGTAtataattgaattctttggcctggaaatccaatgtattgttagTACtacaaattcaatttttttcaaatcccatttccacagcaatgaagttgctgaaacagcttctctcaaaatggtttgagcataaacaggaattagctaatgcctttgttaaatatttgctcttcaggcgaataaatttttcccattttccctttaaaacttcatctcttggaaacaaatgaaaagagacactaatttctgtatcagcatacttgctgattttatctttgtgattgaaactactgcaacaagctgaagaacagtatttcattttcttcaagtagaaatagaggtttagatctagaatattatttataaacaattaccgattataaatcaacgcggagactagatctagctgtgaagcgtaacaataaatgcgatccgatagatctagatctagagagtttatcggttatataggtctagatctaaatttagccaacGCAGTTGTGACGTCACgtcttttaaaactataaacatctcgcagaaccccgttttttttttagatgtgaagaattttctgtctaatttattaaatataaaattttctgagcatttaaataaaaaaaaaatgatataatgtttactattacaaccttttacgcagaatttaaatatgtcaacaactaaaatttgaaaaactatcggagtttccctttaacctctctcatccctctctTTTCGTTCAAATTGCcaatggaaccatcaaaagcaaaaacaaatgggagtgccatcattcgtccatgccgaccagcaaatgAATATGCCAAACActacctcgaagacatcaaagcagtgctGAAGTTCacgccgctcgtgcatagcaaaaagtacggtctaacgttttgcaaattaTAATACTGTCAGGaaatttacaatttaatttattaaattattaaattgcctaggtattaaaagtaatattaattgcaatgtgtgtattattattatagcttttatatagcgctactttcatgctttatagcatgctcagagcgctttagtccaatctcatttgtggaccagggggggaggggggaaagggtatctaggagttggttttccgtgctgcatttaggcgctcagtaaacgcaactctgcccgagtcgggtgtcgaacctcgagcccccttctaggtagccaagacaagccaagttcaagcgcacttaccctctcgaccacgcttcacaactaatttataatttattattacttttataagATATCATTCAGTCCCAGAGTTCAGCCCAACAGACCCAGTTgtaaataaactaataaaccaggtgtatgatgatttaaagCATAAGTAaactattaatttaataaaacgaGATTTATACAATAAAATGGTAATGGTAAATGAATACAAGTACATATAGATTCAATATGATATGAGAAATTACTAAATCATAGCTAGTTCCATTAACTACtgaattattatttcaaatacaATGATAACCACCTTGTAATGGAGTGTCCTTCAGCATTGGTCTCACAATATTTCATTCCAAGACAACGATTCTGTAAACGGTTCATGGTAACACCAGTATCTTCTAGCCAGGACGAATGTTCACCCACGATGAAGAATCAAAGTTCAGAGTAGCACCAAAACTCACAATGTAACACCAAGTCTGAACATAGAAAAACCGCAATCTGGAACCCAAAAACTTGAAACCTCAGACGAAAAAAAACTGAGATTTGAAACCGGAGACGAAAACCTCAGTTCTGAAACCTAAGACCCTATAGAAAGACAAATAACAGATTCCTCTAATCCTCTAATCTTCCAATCTAATTACAAAATACGAATAGGGCCGAAtccatattaaaaaacaacaactttacaatgtgaaataaaactcaccctaaacggGGGTCAAATAATCCTTCAAGAATATATAACAAGGCCAACGCTAAGGCTATCCAGTAACGAAGAGACAAGTATAATTCAGGAACTCAAAAGATACACttggctctacagcccatgATGAAATGAGTCTTCCAAAATATCAAGAAGAAAAGTTTTGACATCATGTGAAAAAAATATGACTgcacaagaaaataatatagcGAAAATGACGTCA encodes:
- the LOC129923433 gene encoding DNA topoisomerase 1-like; protein product: MQGAIIWNRKTKKYEDQTNKNIGKQKHKNIGKQKHKNIGKQKHKNIGKQKHKNIGKQKHKNIGKQKHKNIGKQKHKNIGKQKHKNIGKQKHKNIGKQKHKNIGKQKHKNIGKQKHKNIGKQKHKNIGKQKHTNIGKQKHKNIGKQKHKNIGKQKHKNIGKQKHKNIGKQKHKNIGKKKHKNIGKQKHKNIGKQKHKNIGKQKHKNIGKQKHKNIGKQKHENIGKQKHKNIGKQKHKNIGKQKHKNIGKQKHKNIGKQKHKNIGKKKHKNIGKQKHMNIGKQKHKNIGKQKHKNIGKQKHMNIGKQKHKNIGSKEQ